In Chromobacterium rhizoryzae, one genomic interval encodes:
- a CDS encoding NAD(P)H-dependent flavin oxidoreductase encodes MQTAITRLLGIQRPLICPGMSYIATPELVAAVGNAGGLGILATGPLTPELTRQAIRRVRELSDAPFGVGCTLMMPGAKENAMVALEERVPVINFSLGKGDWLIERAHAYGGKVIATVVTEKHARSAQASGADALLVTGHEAAAHGGAVTSLTLIPAIRKVCELPLIAAGGFADGRGLIAALALGADAVAMGTRLAMSRESPVHQRTKEMIRQRGVADTLYSKNFDGLWCRVMDTPAARQATRKPLSLFAAAWRASAAARKLGMPIAKVVLGGLLSQPQALRQLAQFGAATESIRLAIEDGDLDKGVQLIGQAQGLIDDAPSVAELFERILAEADACRRRLNALSD; translated from the coding sequence ATGCAAACCGCCATCACCCGCCTGCTCGGCATCCAGCGCCCGCTGATCTGCCCCGGCATGAGCTATATCGCCACCCCGGAACTGGTGGCCGCCGTCGGCAACGCCGGCGGCCTGGGCATACTCGCCACCGGCCCACTGACGCCGGAGCTGACGCGGCAAGCCATCCGCCGCGTGCGCGAGCTGAGCGACGCCCCCTTCGGCGTCGGCTGCACGCTAATGATGCCCGGCGCCAAGGAAAACGCCATGGTCGCGTTGGAAGAGCGCGTGCCGGTAATCAATTTTTCCCTGGGCAAGGGGGATTGGCTGATTGAGCGCGCCCACGCCTATGGCGGCAAGGTCATCGCCACCGTGGTGACGGAGAAGCACGCGCGTTCGGCGCAGGCGTCCGGAGCCGACGCCCTGCTGGTCACCGGCCACGAGGCCGCCGCCCACGGCGGCGCCGTCACCTCGCTGACGCTGATTCCGGCCATCCGAAAAGTCTGCGAGCTGCCCCTCATCGCCGCCGGCGGCTTTGCCGACGGCCGGGGCCTGATCGCCGCGCTGGCGCTGGGCGCCGACGCCGTGGCCATGGGCACGCGACTGGCGATGAGCCGGGAAAGCCCGGTGCACCAGCGCACCAAGGAGATGATCCGTCAACGCGGCGTGGCCGACACCTTGTATTCCAAGAATTTCGACGGCCTGTGGTGCCGGGTGATGGACACCCCGGCCGCCCGCCAGGCCACGCGCAAGCCGCTCAGCCTGTTCGCCGCCGCCTGGCGCGCCAGCGCCGCCGCGCGCAAGCTGGGCATGCCCATCGCCAAAGTGGTGCTGGGCGGCCTGCTGAGCCAGCCGCAAGCGCTGCGTCAGCTGGCTCAATTCGGCGCCGCCACCGAGTCCATCCGCCTGGCGATAGAGGACGGCGACCTCGACAAGGGCGTGCAGCTGATCGGCCAGGCTCAGGGCCTGATCGACGACGCGCCCAGCGTGGCCGAGCTGTTCGAACGCATCCTGGCCGAGGCGGACGCTTGTCGGCGACGGCTGAACGCCTTAAGCGACTAA
- the typA gene encoding translational GTPase TypA produces MTRQIRNIAIIAHVDHGKTTLVDQLLRQSGTFRENQQVDERVMDSNDLEKERGITILAKNTAIEYEGVHINIVDTPGHADFGGEVERVLGMVDGVLLLVDAVEGPMPQTRFVTKKALALGLRPIVVINKVDRPGARPDWVVDQTFDLFDKLGATDEQLDFPIIYASGLNGFAKLELEEESDNMRPLFDTVLKHVPTPPGSADAPLQLQISALDYSTYTGRLGVGRVLNGRIKPGQQVVVMNHDDQVATGRINQVLGYQGLDRVPVEEAEAGDIIIISGLEDIGIGVTICDKEQPVGLPMLSVDEPTLTMDFMVNSSPLAGTEGKFVTSRQIRDRLTKELLTNVALRVEDTGDSDVFRVSGRGELHLTILLENMRREGFEMAVAKPRVVFKEIDGQKSEPYENLTIDLEDDHQGGVMEEIGRRRGELTNMESDGNGRTRLEYHIPARGLIGFQSDFMTMTRGTGLMSHVFDDYAPVKPDMPGRHNGVLISQENGEAVAYALWKLEDRGRMFVAPGEKLYEGMIIGIHSRDNDLVVNPVKGKQLTNVRASGTDEAVRLTTPIKLTLESAVEFIDDDELVEITPKSIRIRKRYLNESDRRKMAKANAAS; encoded by the coding sequence ATGACCCGACAAATTCGCAATATCGCCATCATCGCCCACGTCGACCATGGCAAGACCACGCTTGTAGACCAATTGCTGCGCCAATCCGGCACCTTCCGCGAGAACCAGCAAGTGGACGAGCGTGTAATGGACAGCAACGATCTTGAAAAAGAACGCGGCATTACCATTCTGGCCAAGAACACCGCCATCGAATACGAAGGCGTGCACATCAATATCGTCGACACTCCGGGACACGCCGACTTCGGCGGCGAAGTTGAGCGCGTGTTGGGCATGGTGGACGGCGTGCTGCTGCTGGTGGACGCCGTAGAAGGCCCGATGCCGCAAACCCGTTTCGTTACCAAGAAAGCGCTGGCGCTGGGTCTGCGCCCGATCGTGGTGATCAACAAGGTGGACCGTCCGGGCGCGCGTCCGGACTGGGTGGTGGATCAGACTTTCGACCTGTTCGACAAGCTGGGCGCGACTGACGAACAGCTGGACTTCCCGATCATCTACGCTTCCGGCCTGAACGGCTTCGCCAAGCTGGAGCTGGAGGAAGAGTCCGACAATATGCGCCCGCTGTTCGACACCGTGCTCAAGCACGTGCCGACCCCGCCGGGCAGCGCCGACGCGCCGCTGCAGCTGCAGATTTCCGCTCTGGATTACTCCACCTACACCGGCCGCCTGGGCGTGGGCCGCGTGCTGAACGGCCGCATCAAGCCGGGTCAGCAAGTGGTGGTGATGAACCATGACGATCAAGTGGCCACCGGCCGCATCAACCAGGTGCTGGGTTACCAGGGTCTGGACCGCGTGCCGGTTGAAGAAGCCGAAGCGGGCGACATCATCATCATCTCCGGCCTGGAAGACATCGGCATCGGCGTGACCATCTGCGACAAGGAGCAGCCGGTAGGCCTGCCCATGCTGTCCGTGGACGAGCCGACGCTGACCATGGACTTCATGGTGAACTCCTCGCCGCTGGCCGGCACCGAGGGCAAGTTCGTGACCTCGCGTCAAATCCGCGACCGTCTGACCAAGGAACTGCTGACCAATGTGGCGCTGCGCGTGGAAGACACCGGCGACTCCGACGTATTCCGCGTGTCCGGTCGCGGCGAACTGCACCTGACCATTCTGCTGGAAAACATGCGTCGCGAAGGCTTTGAAATGGCCGTGGCCAAGCCGCGCGTGGTGTTCAAGGAAATCGACGGCCAGAAGAGCGAGCCGTACGAGAACCTGACCATCGACCTGGAAGACGATCACCAGGGCGGCGTGATGGAAGAGATCGGTCGTCGCCGCGGCGAACTGACCAATATGGAATCCGACGGCAATGGCCGCACCCGCCTGGAATACCATATTCCGGCGCGCGGTCTGATCGGCTTCCAGTCCGACTTCATGACCATGACCCGCGGCACCGGCCTGATGAGCCACGTGTTCGACGACTACGCGCCGGTCAAGCCGGACATGCCGGGCCGTCACAACGGCGTGCTGATCTCGCAAGAGAACGGCGAGGCCGTGGCTTACGCGCTGTGGAAGCTGGAAGACCGCGGCCGCATGTTCGTGGCTCCGGGCGAGAAGTTGTACGAAGGCATGATCATCGGCATTCACAGCCGCGACAACGACCTGGTGGTGAACCCGGTCAAGGGCAAGCAGCTGACCAACGTGCGCGCCTCCGGCACCGACGAAGCCGTGCGTCTGACCACGCCGATCAAGCTGACGCTGGAATCCGCCGTTGAATTCATCGACGACGACGAGCTGGTGGAGATCACGCCGAAGTCCATCCGCATCCGCAAGCGTTACCTGAACGAATCGGATCGTCGCAAGATGGCCAAGGCCAACGCCGCGTCCTGA
- the uppS gene encoding polyprenyl diphosphate synthase, translated as MDGNGRWAKKRFLPRVAGHKRGLDTVREIVGACKELGVECLTLFAFSTENWRRPQEEVSFLMDLFIRALEHEVSKLHSNNIRLRVLGSRERFSADLQERILRAEEKTAGNDGLALNIAADYGGRWDILNAVNGLIAEGATHIEEEALSQRLSMPWAPEPDLFIRTGGEQRISNFLLWQLAYSELYFTETLWPDFDRAALETAIDSYQCRERRFGRTSEQLPEHLRRDGR; from the coding sequence ATGGATGGCAACGGCCGCTGGGCCAAAAAGCGTTTTCTGCCGCGGGTGGCCGGCCACAAGCGGGGCCTGGACACCGTGCGCGAGATCGTCGGAGCCTGCAAGGAACTGGGCGTCGAATGCCTGACCCTGTTCGCCTTCTCCACCGAGAACTGGCGGCGTCCGCAGGAGGAAGTGTCCTTTCTGATGGACCTGTTCATCCGCGCGCTCGAGCACGAGGTCAGCAAGCTGCACAGCAATAATATCCGCTTGCGGGTATTGGGTTCGCGCGAGCGTTTCAGCGCGGACTTGCAGGAGCGCATCCTGCGCGCCGAGGAAAAGACCGCCGGCAACGACGGTCTGGCCTTGAACATCGCCGCCGACTACGGCGGCCGCTGGGACATCCTCAACGCGGTCAACGGCCTGATCGCCGAGGGCGCCACCCATATCGAGGAGGAGGCGCTGAGCCAGCGCCTGTCGATGCCGTGGGCGCCGGAGCCGGATTTGTTCATCCGCACCGGCGGCGAACAGCGCATCAGCAACTTCCTGCTGTGGCAGCTGGCTTATTCCGAGCTCTACTTCACCGAGACGCTGTGGCCGGACTTCGACCGCGCGGCGCTGGAAACCGCCATTGATTCATACCAATGCCGCGAGCGCCGCTTCGGACGCACCAGCGAGCAACTGCCCGAGCATCTGCGTCGGGACGGGCGTTAA
- the tsf gene encoding translation elongation factor Ts — MADITAKMVSDLRAATGLGMMECKKALVEAEGDAAKAEEILRIKSGNKASKMAGRVAAEGIIGSFVEGGVGALVEVNCETDFVAKDPTFLALAAAAAKAVVVANPADVEALSAVEIDGQSVEDIRKAAIAKLGENMTIRRFVRYQTEGAIATYLHGAKIGVIVDFAGEEQVGKDVAMHIAASKPICVSKDQVSADILEQERKIYTAQAAESGKPADIVAKMVEGRVNKFLAEVTLMGQPFVKNPDQTVEKLLAEKKASVKAFAMFVVGEGIEKKVVDYAAEVAAAAKL, encoded by the coding sequence ATGGCGGACATTACCGCAAAAATGGTTTCGGATCTGCGCGCGGCCACCGGCCTCGGCATGATGGAATGCAAAAAAGCCCTGGTGGAAGCCGAAGGCGACGCTGCCAAGGCTGAAGAAATTCTGCGCATCAAGTCCGGCAACAAGGCTTCCAAGATGGCTGGCCGCGTGGCTGCCGAAGGCATCATCGGTTCCTTCGTTGAAGGCGGCGTTGGCGCCCTGGTGGAAGTCAACTGTGAAACCGACTTCGTTGCCAAGGACCCGACCTTCCTGGCCCTGGCCGCCGCCGCCGCCAAGGCTGTGGTCGTAGCCAACCCGGCCGACGTGGAAGCGCTGTCCGCCGTGGAAATCGACGGTCAGTCCGTTGAAGACATCCGCAAGGCCGCCATCGCCAAGCTGGGCGAGAACATGACCATCCGTCGTTTCGTTCGCTACCAGACCGAAGGCGCGATCGCCACCTACCTGCACGGCGCCAAGATCGGCGTGATCGTCGACTTCGCCGGCGAAGAGCAAGTGGGCAAGGACGTGGCCATGCACATCGCCGCTTCCAAGCCGATCTGCGTGTCCAAGGATCAGGTTTCCGCCGACATCCTGGAACAAGAGCGCAAGATCTACACCGCTCAGGCCGCCGAATCCGGCAAGCCGGCCGACATCGTCGCCAAGATGGTTGAAGGCCGCGTCAACAAGTTCCTGGCCGAAGTGACCCTGATGGGCCAGCCCTTCGTCAAGAACCCGGACCAGACCGTGGAAAAACTGTTGGCCGAGAAGAAAGCCTCGGTCAAGGCGTTCGCCATGTTCGTAGTGGGCGAAGGCATTGAGAAGAAAGTAGTAGACTACGCCGCTGAAGTGGCTGCAGCCGCCAAGCTGTAA
- the frr gene encoding ribosome recycling factor produces MINDIKKSAEQKMQKSLDAFKTDLSKVRTGRAHTGILDHVMVDYYGSDVPISQVANVTLVDARTIGVQPWEKPMLAKIEKAIRDSDLGLNPASMGEIIRVPMPMLTEERRKDLIKVVRGEAEGARVAVRNIRRDANNEFKNLLKDKAITEDDERRGQDEIQKLTDKYTVEIDKALAAKEADLMAV; encoded by the coding sequence ATGATTAACGACATCAAGAAATCGGCCGAGCAGAAAATGCAGAAGTCGCTGGACGCGTTCAAGACCGACCTGAGCAAGGTGCGCACCGGTCGCGCCCATACCGGCATTCTTGATCATGTCATGGTGGACTACTATGGCAGCGACGTGCCCATCAGCCAGGTGGCCAACGTGACCCTGGTGGACGCGCGCACTATCGGCGTGCAACCCTGGGAAAAGCCGATGCTGGCCAAGATCGAAAAAGCGATCCGCGACTCCGACCTGGGCCTGAACCCGGCCTCCATGGGCGAGATCATCCGCGTGCCGATGCCGATGCTGACCGAAGAGCGCCGCAAGGATCTGATCAAAGTCGTGCGCGGCGAGGCCGAGGGCGCGCGCGTGGCCGTGCGCAATATCCGCCGCGACGCCAACAACGAATTCAAGAACCTGCTTAAAGACAAGGCCATTACCGAGGACGACGAGCGTCGCGGCCAGGATGAGATCCAGAAGCTGACCGACAAGTACACCGTCGAAATCGACAAGGCCCTGGCCGCCAAGGAAGCCGACCTGATGGCCGTCTAA
- the rseP gene encoding RIP metalloprotease RseP, whose protein sequence is MLTLLAFLVAIGVLVTFHELGHYWVARLCGVKVLRFSIGFGKPLWTYWRKGTEWVICPIPLGGYVRMLDEREGPVTEELRPQAFNNQHVLKRIAIVAAGPLANLLLAVLLYWVVMGQGVTQVKPLVGTVVAQTPAAAAGFAPGDRILSVAGQPVANWQQIRLALVEAAMSPDATVVQVETAAGAKADRRIDPARFGDKAVTAMQQGNTGLTPGRFLPVIGALEEGGAAQSAGLKPGDKLLALNGQALNSWEGWVAQVRNSPGRDLDVKVQRGAETLNIKVRPQAHQQDGEVVGRIGAAPQPDAGWGRQLLYTEHYSAAQAGLAALAKTWDTSWMSVKFMGRMLMGQASLDNLSGPLTIANVAGQTAREGLTPYLEFLALISISIGVLNLLPIPVLDGGHLMYYVAELIRGRPVSERAQLFGQKIGFILLASLMAFALLNDFSRLFGG, encoded by the coding sequence ATGCTGACCCTGCTCGCCTTCCTGGTGGCCATTGGCGTGCTGGTGACCTTTCACGAACTGGGCCACTACTGGGTGGCTCGGCTGTGCGGCGTCAAGGTGCTGCGTTTCTCCATCGGCTTCGGCAAGCCGCTGTGGACTTACTGGCGCAAGGGCACCGAGTGGGTGATCTGTCCGATCCCGCTGGGCGGCTATGTGCGCATGCTGGACGAGCGCGAAGGCCCGGTGACGGAAGAACTGCGCCCGCAAGCCTTCAATAATCAGCATGTGTTGAAGCGCATCGCCATCGTCGCCGCCGGTCCGCTGGCCAATCTCTTGCTGGCGGTGCTGCTGTACTGGGTGGTGATGGGCCAGGGCGTGACCCAGGTCAAGCCTCTGGTCGGCACCGTGGTGGCGCAGACGCCGGCCGCGGCGGCCGGCTTCGCGCCCGGCGACCGCATCCTGAGCGTGGCCGGCCAGCCGGTGGCCAACTGGCAGCAGATCCGTCTCGCCCTGGTGGAGGCGGCGATGTCGCCGGACGCCACCGTGGTGCAAGTGGAAACCGCGGCCGGCGCCAAGGCCGATCGCCGCATCGACCCCGCCCGCTTCGGCGACAAGGCGGTGACCGCGATGCAACAGGGCAACACCGGCCTGACGCCGGGGCGTTTCCTGCCGGTGATAGGCGCGCTGGAGGAGGGCGGCGCCGCGCAAAGCGCCGGCCTCAAGCCGGGCGACAAGCTGCTGGCGCTCAACGGCCAGGCGCTGAACAGCTGGGAAGGCTGGGTGGCGCAGGTGCGCAACAGCCCGGGGCGCGATCTGGACGTGAAAGTCCAGCGCGGCGCGGAGACGCTGAACATCAAAGTGCGGCCGCAGGCGCACCAGCAGGACGGCGAAGTGGTGGGGCGCATCGGCGCCGCGCCGCAGCCGGACGCCGGCTGGGGTCGTCAGTTGCTGTACACCGAACACTATTCCGCGGCGCAGGCGGGTTTGGCCGCCTTGGCCAAGACCTGGGACACCAGCTGGATGAGCGTCAAGTTCATGGGACGCATGCTGATGGGCCAGGCCTCGCTGGATAATCTGTCCGGCCCGCTGACCATCGCCAACGTCGCCGGCCAGACCGCGCGCGAGGGCCTGACGCCTTATCTGGAGTTCCTGGCGCTGATCAGCATCAGCATAGGCGTGCTGAATCTGCTGCCGATTCCAGTTCTGGATGGCGGGCACTTAATGTATTATGTCGCGGAGTTGATCAGAGGCCGCCCCGTCAGTGAGCGGGCGCAATTGTTCGGACAAAAAATTGGCTTCATCTTGCTGGCGTCTTTGATGGCGTTCGCTTTGCTGAATGATTTCAGCCGCCTATTTGGGGGTTAA
- the pyrH gene encoding UMP kinase: MSQVPAYKRILLKLSGEALMGDDSYGINRATIEQIVGQIKEVVELGVEVGVVIGGGNIFRGVAPAAAGMDRATADYMGMMATVMNALALKDAMTKAGLIARVQSALTMQQIAEPYVRGKAMQYLEEGKVVIFAAGTGNPFFTTDTAAALRGMEMNVDIMLKATKVDGVYTDDPKKNPDAIRYQTLTFDEAISRNLKVMDATAFALCRDQNLNIKVFSIFKSGALTRVVLGEDEGTLVHC, encoded by the coding sequence ATGAGCCAAGTTCCTGCCTATAAACGCATCCTGCTGAAACTTTCAGGCGAGGCCCTGATGGGCGATGACAGCTATGGCATCAACCGTGCCACGATCGAGCAGATCGTCGGTCAGATCAAGGAAGTCGTGGAGCTTGGCGTGGAAGTGGGCGTGGTGATCGGCGGCGGCAACATCTTCCGCGGCGTCGCGCCGGCGGCCGCGGGCATGGATCGCGCCACCGCGGACTACATGGGCATGATGGCCACGGTGATGAACGCGCTGGCGTTGAAGGACGCGATGACCAAGGCTGGGTTGATCGCGCGCGTGCAGTCGGCGCTGACCATGCAGCAGATCGCCGAGCCCTATGTGCGCGGCAAGGCGATGCAATACCTGGAAGAGGGCAAGGTGGTGATCTTCGCCGCCGGCACCGGCAACCCCTTCTTCACCACGGACACCGCCGCGGCGCTGCGCGGCATGGAAATGAACGTGGACATCATGCTGAAAGCCACCAAGGTGGACGGCGTGTACACCGACGATCCGAAAAAGAACCCGGACGCGATACGTTACCAGACCCTGACCTTCGACGAGGCGATCTCGCGCAACCTGAAGGTGATGGACGCCACCGCCTTCGCGCTGTGCCGCGACCAGAACCTGAACATCAAGGTGTTCAGCATCTTCAAGAGCGGCGCGCTGACCCGGGTCGTGCTTGGCGAAGACGAAGGCACGCTGGTACACTGCTGA
- the rpsB gene encoding 30S ribosomal protein S2, which yields MSTNVTMRQMLEAGVHFGHQTRFWNPKMAKYIFGSRNKIHIINLEKTLPLFVEAQDYVRRLAANKGSIMFVGTKRQAREIVREEAARCGMPFVDHRWLGGMLTNYKTVKQSIKRLEEKRAILESAGDTGYNKKELLDLQREVDKLERSLGGIKDMKGLPDAIFVIDTGYQKGTIVEAKKLGIPVIGVVDTNNTPDGIDYVIPGNDDSSRAIRLYARGMADAVLEGRAQSLHEIVAAESAQAE from the coding sequence ATGTCCACCAACGTTACCATGCGTCAAATGCTTGAGGCCGGCGTTCACTTCGGCCACCAAACCCGCTTCTGGAACCCGAAGATGGCCAAGTACATCTTCGGCAGCCGCAACAAGATTCACATCATCAACCTGGAAAAGACTCTGCCGCTGTTCGTAGAAGCCCAGGACTATGTGCGTCGTCTGGCCGCCAACAAAGGTTCCATCATGTTCGTGGGCACCAAGCGTCAGGCTCGTGAGATCGTACGTGAAGAAGCTGCCCGTTGCGGCATGCCGTTTGTTGACCACCGCTGGCTGGGCGGCATGCTGACCAACTACAAGACCGTGAAGCAGTCGATCAAGCGTCTTGAAGAGAAGCGCGCCATTCTGGAATCCGCTGGCGATACCGGTTACAACAAGAAAGAACTGCTGGACCTGCAACGCGAAGTCGACAAGCTGGAGCGTTCGCTGGGCGGCATCAAGGATATGAAGGGCCTGCCGGACGCCATCTTCGTTATCGACACTGGTTACCAGAAGGGCACCATCGTCGAAGCCAAGAAACTGGGTATCCCGGTTATCGGCGTTGTTGACACCAACAACACCCCGGACGGCATCGATTACGTGATCCCGGGCAACGACGACTCCAGCCGCGCCATCCGCCTGTACGCTCGCGGCATGGCCGACGCGGTGCTGGAAGGCCGCGCCCAGTCTCTGCACGAGATCGTGGCTGCTGAATCGGCTCAAGCCGAGTAA
- the ispC gene encoding 1-deoxy-D-xylulose-5-phosphate reductoisomerase, with translation MTKPQGIVVLGATGSVGVNTLDVVARHPERYRVVALTGNRQVDRLFQQALQFRPAYVVTGDAASADALRGRLAEAGVNAEVLHGPAALVQVAALPEAEVVMAAIVGAAGLPSAMAAARAGKRILLANKESLVVAGRLFMDAARRHGATLLPVDSEHSAIFQSLPHDYAGNLDAAGIRKIILTASGGPFRQSSAEDLLRVTPDDACRHPNWVMGRKISVDSASLMNKGLEVIEAHWLFSAPPERIDVVVHPQSVIHSMVQYRDGSVMAQLGSPDMRTPIACALAWPERIEAGVGSLDFFSLSNLTFEAPDLERFPCLKLAFDVLRLGGDAPAVLNAANEVAVDAFLHGRLRFVDIPAVVSAALDGVSLAGSGSVEALLAKDEEARAFALQRVAAC, from the coding sequence ATGACGAAACCGCAAGGGATTGTCGTTCTCGGCGCCACCGGCAGCGTGGGCGTCAATACGCTGGACGTGGTGGCGCGCCACCCCGAGCGTTACCGGGTGGTGGCGCTGACCGGCAACCGCCAGGTGGATCGCCTGTTCCAACAGGCTTTGCAATTCCGGCCTGCCTACGTGGTGACCGGCGACGCCGCGTCCGCCGACGCTCTGCGCGGCCGGCTGGCCGAGGCGGGGGTGAACGCCGAGGTGCTGCACGGCCCGGCCGCGCTGGTCCAGGTGGCGGCCTTGCCGGAGGCCGAGGTGGTGATGGCCGCCATCGTTGGCGCCGCCGGTCTGCCGTCCGCCATGGCGGCGGCGCGCGCCGGCAAGCGCATCTTGCTGGCCAACAAGGAATCCCTGGTGGTGGCCGGCCGTCTGTTCATGGACGCGGCGCGCCGCCACGGCGCGACCCTACTGCCGGTGGACAGCGAGCACAGCGCCATCTTTCAATCGCTGCCCCACGACTACGCCGGCAATCTGGACGCCGCCGGCATCCGCAAAATCATTCTCACCGCTTCCGGCGGCCCCTTCCGCCAGTCTTCGGCCGAGGACTTGCTGCGCGTGACTCCGGACGACGCCTGCCGCCACCCCAATTGGGTGATGGGGCGCAAGATTTCCGTCGATTCCGCCTCGCTGATGAACAAGGGCCTGGAGGTGATCGAGGCGCACTGGCTGTTCTCCGCGCCGCCGGAGCGCATCGACGTGGTGGTGCATCCGCAAAGCGTGATTCATTCCATGGTGCAGTATCGCGATGGTTCGGTGATGGCCCAGCTGGGTTCGCCGGACATGCGCACGCCCATCGCCTGCGCGCTGGCCTGGCCGGAGCGCATCGAGGCGGGCGTGGGTTCGCTGGACTTTTTCTCGCTGTCCAACCTCACTTTCGAGGCGCCGGACCTGGAGCGCTTCCCCTGTCTGAAGCTGGCTTTCGACGTGCTGCGCCTGGGCGGCGACGCGCCGGCGGTGCTGAACGCAGCTAACGAGGTGGCGGTGGACGCCTTCCTGCATGGGCGGCTGCGTTTCGTCGACATCCCCGCCGTGGTGTCCGCCGCGCTGGACGGCGTCAGCCTGGCCGGCAGCGGCTCGGTCGAGGCCTTGCTGGCCAAGGATGAGGAAGCGCGCGCCTTCGCGCTGCAGCGGGTGGCCGCATGCTGA
- a CDS encoding phosphatidate cytidylyltransferase, with translation MLLTRVLTALVLLPLMLAALFLFPAEAWAGFSWLIVVLAMWEFSRMAGMTGAGKWLYLAASSGLAAAAWFGHYRLGPLEHVLTLGFWLLLVPCWLAKRWRIPPGPLAWLLGWLLMLPAWFAFLEWRPQPGAADAFALLAVMGLVWVADIAAYFSGKAFGRRKLAPSISPGKSWEGVYGGVICVALYVALVDHLGWIDTGLPVWALLLLALPLTAVSVMGDLLESWFKRASGIKDSSRLLPGHGGVYDRIDSLIAVLAVSNALRVLGGM, from the coding sequence ATGCTGCTGACACGCGTTCTGACGGCTCTGGTCTTGCTGCCCCTGATGCTGGCGGCGCTGTTTCTGTTCCCGGCCGAGGCCTGGGCGGGCTTCTCCTGGCTGATCGTCGTTTTGGCCATGTGGGAGTTCAGCCGCATGGCCGGCATGACCGGCGCCGGCAAATGGCTGTATCTGGCGGCGAGCAGCGGCCTGGCCGCGGCCGCCTGGTTCGGCCATTACCGGCTGGGCCCGCTTGAGCACGTTCTGACGCTGGGTTTCTGGCTGTTGCTGGTGCCGTGCTGGCTGGCCAAGCGCTGGCGCATCCCCCCGGGCCCGTTGGCCTGGTTGCTGGGTTGGCTGCTGATGCTGCCGGCCTGGTTCGCCTTCCTGGAGTGGCGGCCGCAGCCTGGCGCGGCGGACGCCTTCGCCCTGCTGGCGGTGATGGGCCTGGTGTGGGTGGCGGACATCGCCGCCTACTTTTCCGGCAAGGCTTTCGGCCGGCGCAAGCTGGCGCCGTCCATCAGCCCGGGCAAGAGCTGGGAGGGCGTCTACGGCGGCGTGATCTGCGTGGCGCTGTACGTGGCGCTGGTGGACCATCTGGGCTGGATAGACACCGGCTTGCCGGTGTGGGCGCTGCTGTTGCTGGCCTTGCCGCTGACCGCGGTCAGCGTGATGGGCGATCTGCTGGAATCCTGGTTCAAGCGCGCGTCGGGCATCAAGGACAGCAGCCGCTTGCTGCCCGGCCACGGCGGCGTGTACGACCGCATCGACAGTCTTATCGCCGTCCTCGCCGTCAGCAACGCGCTGCGCGTTCTGGGCGGCATGTAA